DNA from Luoshenia tenuis:
CGCAAACCATCCGCCTGGCGGTGGAAGGGTCGCTCAAACGGTTGCGGACCGACCATATCGATCTGCTGTATCAGCACCGGGTGGACCCTGAGGTGCCCATCGAAATGGTGGCCGATACCGTAGGCCAGCTGATCAAGGAGGGTAAAGTGCGCGGTTGGGGCCTATCAGAAGCCGGGGCATCAACCATTCGCCGCGCCCATGCCGTCTGCCCGTTGACTGCGGTGCAAAGCGAATACTCCATGTGGTATCGGGAACCGGAAAAGGAGATTTTGCCGCTGCTAGAAGCGTTGGAGATCGGGTTTGTGCCCTTCAGCCCGCTGGGTAAGGGCTTTTTAACCGGACGCTTTGATCAGAACGCAAAATTTGAAGCAAACGACTTCCGCAACAGCATCCCCAGGTTTGCCGAGGAAAACTTGGCGGCTAATCTGGCCCTGATGGAGGAGATCACCGCGCTGGCTGCCGAAAGGGAGACCACGCCCGCGCGCGTCGCGCTAGCCTGGCTGCTCAAGCAAAAGCCGTGGATCGTGCCGATCCCGGGTACCAAAAAGCGCGAACGGCTGCAGGAGAATATAGGCGCAGCCCAGTTGAACCTGTCCGCAGCGGAGTGGGCGCGGTTGGATGCGGCGCTGAGCCGGATCAGGATCGTCGGGGCGCGGTACCCCGAGGATCAGGAAAAGCTGACGGGTAAATAGGCGTATTTTAGAGCCCGGCGTGCAGATATGCGCCGGGCTCGTTTTATTGTACAGGGCAACGGAGAAGCCGCGTATAAGTTTGGACACGCTGGCAAATATGACCTTTTGTGCTATTTTTCGCTGCAGCGTTCGCTTTTATAATATTTCCAGTGGAAGGACTTTTTTAATAGTGGTATGATGAAGGAGAACGCGTTGCAGATGAGCAGATAAGCGATGAGAAACAGCCATTGGGATGGAGAGTGAACATGCGCGAAGAAGGCAAATTCAAATTGGTGTCGCCCTACAGCCCGCAGGGCGATCAGCCCCAGGCGATCGATAAGCTGGTTGAGGGATTGAACCAAGGGTATCAGGATCAGGTGCTGCTGGGCGTAACGGGCTCGGGCAAGACCTTTACCATGGCCAACGTCATCGAGCGGGTGCAGCGGCCTACGCTGGTCATTGCCCATAATAAAACGCTGGCGGCCCAGCTGTGCAGCGAATTCAAAGAGTTTTTTCCGGACAGCGCGGTGGAATACTTCGTTAGTTATTACGATTATTATCAGCCGGAGGCCTATATCCCCTCGTCTGATACCTATATCGAAAAGGATTCCTCCATCAACGATGAGATCGATAAGATGCGCCACAGCGCCACTTCCGCCCTCCAGGAGCGGCGGGATGTGATTATCGTGGCCTCAGTCAGCTGCATTTACGCCCTGGGCGATCCGGAGGAATACCTTCGCCAGAGTATTTCCCTGCGCCCGGGGATGGTCAAATCCCGGGAAGAGGTGCTCAAGCGCCTGGTGGAGATTCAGTATGAGCGCAACGATGTGGACTTTGTGCGCGGCACTTTCCGCGTCCACGGCGACGTGGTGGAGATCTTTCCCGCCAACGCCTCTGAGCAGGCGATCCGCGTAGAGTTTTTTGGCGATGAGATCGAGCGCATTACCGAAATCAGCGTGGTGACCGGCGAGGTGCTGGCCCAGCGGGCGCATATCGCCATCTTCCCGGCCACCCACTATGTAGTGGCGGAGGAGGCCACCGAGCAGGGCCTTTTGGATATCGAGCGGGACCTGCAGGAGCGCTTGAAGCTGCTGCGGGAGCAGGACAGGTTGCTGGAAGCCCAGCGGTTGGAACAGCGCACGAACTACGATTTGGAGATGATCCGCGAGATTGGCTATTGCTCGGGCATCGAAAACTATACGCGCTATTTTGACGGCCGCCAGCCGGGAGAGCCGCCCTTTACGCTGCTGGATTATTTCCCCAAAGATTATTTGCTGATGATCGACGAAAGCCACGTGACCATCCCGCAGATCCGCGCCATGTACGCAGGGGATCGTTCGCGCAAGACTTCGCTGGTGGATTATGGGTTCCGGCTGCCGGCTGCCTTTGATAACCGGCCCCTGAAATTTGAGGAATTTGAGCGGCGCATGGGGCAGACTATCTTTGTCAGCGCTACGCCCGGCCCCTATGAACTTAGCCGTGAAAAGCAGATCGTGGAACAGATCATCCGCCCCACGGGCCTGCTCGACCCGGAGATCATCATCCGCCCCGTGTCCGGCCAGGTGGACGATCTGTTGGGCGAAATACGCGAGGTGACAAAGCAGGGCTTCAGGATTTTGGTTACCACGCTGACCAAGAAGATGGCCGAACGGCTGACCGATTATTTAGTGGAGATGCAGGTCAAGGTGCGCTATCTCCACAGCGATATCGAGACCATTGAGCGCATGGAGATCATCCGCGACCTGCGCGCGGGCGAGTTTGACGTGCTGGTGGGCATCAACCTGCTGCGGGAGGGACTGGACCTGCCGGAGGTGGCGCTGGTGGCCATTTTGGATGCGGATAAGGAGGGCTTCTTGCGTTCTGAAACTTCGCTGGTGCAAACGGTAGGGCGCGCGGCGCGCAACGTGGAGGGCCGGGTGATCATGTACGCCGATCAGATCACCGATTCCATGCGCCGGGCCATCGACGAGACCAACCGCCGCCGCAAGATACAGATGGATTTTAACGAGAAGCACGGAATCCAGCCCCAGACCATCCAAAAAGCGGTGCACGACGTTTTGGAGATCACAAAGCCCCTGGAGGAGAAGCAGGAGATGACCCTGCTGCAGATGGAGGCCGCCTTTGCCCAGTTGGAAGAGCAGATGCTGCAGGCCGCCGCTGCGCTGGACTTTGAGCAGGCGGCCAAACTGCGCGACCAGTTGTTTAAGCTGCGCGAAAAGCGAGATGGGAAGGTGGCTGATGTACCCAAGGGTACCCGGCGCATGACGGCTAAAAATCCCCGGCGCCGGCGGAGAAGTTGAGCCGCACTTTTGGCAGAGGGATGGATTTAGCGGCCGTATCGTGCTAAAATAGGGATAGACGGGCTAAAGCCCGCAACAATAAAAAGGGGGATAATAAAGTGGCAAAGATCACGGCTATCGGTCACCTGGGGTTCAATGTAAAGGACATGGATGCGACGGTCAAGTTCTACACCAAGGCGCTGGGCTTTACCTATGGTTTTACGATCGAGAAGGACGGCAAGCCCTGGATCGAGTATTACAAGGCCTGCGATAACCAGTTTTTTGAGTTTTTCTACGGCGGCAGCGGCGATGCGCCGGCAGCCGGCCAGTCCTATGCTCATGTTTGCCTGGAAGTCGATAACATGGAAGAGTACGTTAAGCAGATCGAAGCAGCCGGATATGCGCTGGACATCCAGCCCAAGATGGGCGGGGACGGCAATATCCAGGCTTGGGTCGTGGATCCTGACGGCAACCGCATCGAGCTGATGCAGATGTCGCCCACCTCCAAGCAGCGCACCTGCTAGGGGAAAGGCAAGCGGTAATAAGGATGGCAGACCCCATCGTGTAGCGGGCCTGCCATCTTTTTCATCAAAACGGAAGTTCAAAGGAGAATCGGATTTGCGCAATTCAATTTACATCAAAGGCGCGCGGGAGCATAACCTTCAGAATGTGGATCTGGAGATCCCGCGGGAGAAACTGGTGGTTTTTACGGGCCTAAGCGGCTCGGGGAAGAGCAGCCTGGCGTTTGACACGCTGTATGCGGAAGGGCAGCGGCGGTATGTGGAGTCGCTCTCCTCTTATGCGCGCCAGTTTCTGGGGCAGATGGAAAAACCGGACGTGGACTATATCGATGGGTTAAGCCCGGCGATCTCCATCGACCAGAAAACCACCAGCCGCAACCCGCGCTCTACCGTGGGTACGGTAACGGAAATACACGATTATTTCCGTCTGCTGTATGCGCGCATCGGCATCCCGCACTGTCCCAAGTGCGGCCGGGAGATCCACCAGCAGACGGTGGATCAGATGGTAGACCAGATTCAGGCCATGCCGGAGGGGACGCGCCTGCAGCTGCTGGCTCCTGTGATCCGCGGGAAAAAGGGCGAGCACGTCAAGGTACTGGAGGATATCCGCAAAAACGGTTATGTGCGCGTGCGGGTCGATGGCGAGCTGCGGGAAGCCAGCGAGGAGATAGCGCTGGACAAAAAGCGCAAGCATACCATCGAGGTCGTGGTGGACAGGCTGATCGTGCGCCCGAATATGCAGCAGCGTCTGACCGATTCTCTGGAAAATGCCATGGCGCTATCGGGCGGCACGGTACTGGCAGACCTGATGAACGGTGAGGAGCTGCTTTTCAGCGCCAACTACGCTTGCCCGGATTGCGGTATCAGTATCGAGGCGCTGGAGCCGCGCATGTTCTCCTTTAACAGCCCTTACGGCGCCTGCCCGACCTGTACGGGCCTGGGCACGCTGATGAAGATCGACCCGGACATCGTCATCCCTGACCGAAAAAAAAGCCTGGCCCAAGGGGCGGTGCAGGCCTCTGGCTGGGTCGGCGGGCTGGACGATGGGATCTCCGGCATGTACTTTAAAGGGTTGGCCGAGCATTATCACTTTGACTTGGATACGCCCATAAAAGACTTGCCAGAGGAAGCAGTAAACGCGATCTTGTACGGCACGGGGGATGAAAAGATCGAAGTAAGCTATGACCGGGGCTACGGCACGGGCACTTTTTCCACCACCTTTGAGGGGGTGATCGGCAATCTGGAGCGGCGCTACCGCGAGACACAGTCCGATGCGGCCAAGGCCGAGCTGGAGGAATACATGGCGACCATTCCCTGTCCGGATTGCCACGGCCAGCGTTATAAGTCGGAGGTGCTGGCCGTGACGGTGGGGGGCAAAAACATCGCCCAGCTCTCGGAAATGTCCGTGACCAATGCGCGCCGGTTTTTTGCTGGATTGGAACTGAGCCGCACCCATCAGATGATCGCCGAGCGTATCTTAAAGGAGATCGACGCGCGGCTGGGCTTTTTGGACGATGTAGGGCTCAATTACCTGACACTCTCCCGCGGGGCGGCGACGCTTTCGGGCGGAGAGGCCCAGCGCATCCGTCTGGCCACCCAGATCGGTTCCTCGCTGATGGGAGTGCTCTACATTTTGGATGAACCCAGCATTGGCCTGCACCAGCGAGACAACGCCAAACTGCTCAAGACGCTAAAGCATCTGCGGGACATTGGCAATACCTTGGTGGTGGTGGAGCACGATGAGGAAACCATGCTGGAGGCCGACTATATCGTAGATGTGGGCCCTGGCGCCGGCGCACACGGCGGTAAAATCGTGGCGGCGGGCACCTTGGAGGAGATCAAAAATACGCCCGAGTCCCTGACGGGGGACTTCTTGGCGGGCCGGCGGCAGATCGCCATCCCGCTTCAGCGCCGCAAGCCTGGCAAGAACTGGCTCAAGGTGGTGGGCGCCAACGCCAATAACCTGAAGAACGTGGACGTCGCGTTCCCCATCGGCCTTTTTACCTGTGTGACGGGGGTATCGGGTTCGGGCAAGAGCAGCCTGGTCAACGAAATATTGAACAAAGCCCTGTCGCGGGACCTGAACCGGGCGCATACCCGCCCGGGCAAGCACGACCATATCGAAGGGCTGGAGCATTTGGACAAGATCATCGATATCGACCAGTCGCCCATCGGGCGCACGCCCCGCTCTAACCCGGCTACCTACACCGGGGTGTTCGATATGATCCGGGATGTCTACGCCCGCACGCCGGATGCGAAAATGCGCGGGTACAAAAACGGCCGCTTCAGTTTCAACGTTAAAGGCGGCCGGTGCGAGGCCTGCAAGGGCGATGGTATCATCAAGATCGAGATGCACTTTTTGCCGGATATTTATGTGCCCTGCGAGGTATGCGGCGGCCAGCGCTATAACCGGGAGACGCTGGAGGTGCGCTATAAGGGCAAAAATATCTACGATGTGTTGGAGATGACGGTGGAGGAGGCGTTGGCGTTTTTCTCCAGCCACCAGCGCATTCGGCGCAAGCTGCAAACGCTGATGGACGTGGGCCTGGGCTATGTCAAGCTGGGGCAGCCCTCTACGCAGCTTTCCGGCGGCGAGGCCCAGCGCATCAAACTGGCTACCGAGCTTAGCCGCCAGTCCACCGGGCGCACGGTCTATATTCTGGACGAGCCCACTACCGGGCTGCACATGGCCGATGTGGAACGGCTGGTGGACGTACTGCAGCGCCTTTGCGAGGGCGGCAATACCGTTATCGTCATCGAGCATAATCTGGATGTGATCAAGGTAGCCGACCATATTATCGATTTGGGCCCGGAGGGCGGCGATAAAGGCGGTAACATCGTGGCCACCGGTACGCCGGAGGAGGTCGCCAAAGTCAAGGGCAGCTATACCGGGCAGTACCTTAAGCGGGTGCTGAAATAGCTTGTAGACCTGAATAAGATACAGATAACTTATTTTGCCCGCGGATTGGCTCCTTCAAGTTTAGCGCCGCTAAGGGCAAGCCGATATAAAAAGCCGTATGGAGAAATCCATACGGCTTTTATTGTTGAGATTGTTTTAATCCAGCACTTCCAGGCCGCAGGCCTTTGCAAAGCGCAGCTGGGCGGCGCGCCCTTCGGGCGTATCCTTAAACACGCCCGCGTCTGCCAGAATTTCCTGGCCGATTTGGCCCACTTCTTTGTGGATGACCTCCTGCGCCTGCTCGGGGCTGAGGTTTTGCCCATAACGGGCGATCAGCTCATGCAGCCAATCCAAATGCAGGTGAAGGGGATGCCCTTCCTGCGCTGCCTCCGGCGCGATAGCGGCGCCGCACAGCACCTCCTGCACGGCGGCCAGCTCTTTTTGCAGCCGGCCCGGGAGGATAAACAGCCCCATCACCTCGATCAGGCCGATGTTCTCCCGTTTAATATGGTGCAGTTTTTCATGGGGGTGGAAGTTGCCCAGCGGGTGCTCAGGGCTGGTCAAGTTGTTGCGGAACACGATATCCAACTGCCAGTTTTCGCCCTTTTTGCGCGCGATGGGCGTAATGGCATTGTGCGGCGTTCCCTCAGTCTGCGCCAAAACGCCAATGCTTTCATCCGTATAACCCTCCCAGGCTTGGGCGATCCGCTCCGCGATGGCGGTCACCTGGTCGCGGCCGGGGCCGGTCAGGCGTACGGCGGCCATGGGCCAGCGGATAAACTCAATGCGTACGCCGGGGTATTGCGCGTCCCGCAGGCGCGCCCAGGCAGGGGCGTTCTCCATGGGGAAGGTGTGCCTTCCGCCCTGGAAGTGATCGTGATCTAAGATAGACCCGCCCACGATGGGCAGCCCGGCATTGGAACCGATAAAGTAGTGCGGGAACTGGCCCACGAAATCAAACAGCCGGCGAAAAGTGGCGGCGCATACGTTCATGGGCCGGTGCTCATCACAAACCACGATGCAGTGCTCGTTATAATACACATAAGGCGAATACTGGAAAAACCAGTTCTCTCCGTTCAACTTCAGGGGGATGGTGCGCAGCGTCTGGCGGGCCGGATGGTTCAAGCGCCCGGCGTACCCTACGTTTTCCTTGCAGAGCATGCATTTAGGATAACTGGTGGAAACCAGATCCTTTAACTTGGCAACCTCCCTGGGATCCTTTTCAGGCTTGGAAAGGTTGATGGTGATCTGCAACTCGCCATAGTCGCTGGGGCTGGTCCAGGCGATGCTGCGCGCGACTTCCGCCGTGCGGATGTAGTAGATCTTACGGCAGAAATCATAAAACCAGTCCGTCGCCGCACGGCTGTTGCGGGATTGCCACAGCTCATAAAACCGGGCGGTCACCTCGCTGGGCCGCGGGCAGAATACGCCCATGATACGGGTATCCAGCAAAGTACGCTCGGTGTAGGTATCCCCGCATACGCCCCGCGCCGCCGCATCGTCCACGATACGGCCCAACAGGGTAGAAACATCTTCGCCATCCAGAGGGCCCTGCGCGGCCTCCCCTGGCTGGGGCAGCTGAAGGATATCCAGCAGCTGGTTTTGCGCGCAGATTCGGTCCTGCTCATCCAAAAGGCCGCATTGGATCGCATAATGCAGCAACTTTTCCACATCCGGCCAAACTTCGTATGCCATTTTAAATTTACGCCTCGCTTTTCATCTTGTTAAAAGGGGCCAAGTAACCCTTTCATATTATACCCGCTGGCGCACCTGTACACAAGAGCGGGATTGTCTTGACAAAGCCGCGCTCTACTGGGAAAATGTAACGTGTAATAGAGCGGGATGGGCGATCCTAATTATAGAGTAAGGGGCGAGCGGACGATGGAATATCGGAAGTGGATGGAATACCTTAGTACCAGCGCGGGGCAGGATTTATTGGCGCAGCTCTATGGCTCTGGGCATGCAGCGGGCGCGCTGGAGCGTTATGGACAGTTGATGCAGCGGCATGTGCAGCGCACCGGGGCGCCGGAGATACGGTTGTTTAGCGCCAGCGGGCGCACTGAGGTATCCGGCAACCATACCGACCATAACCATGGCCTGGTGCTTGCGGCAGGGGTAACGGTGGATACTCTGGCCGTGGTTTCCCCGCGCGCGGACCGCAAAATCAATGTAGTGTCCGAAGGCTTTCCCGAGGCGTTTGAAATCAGCCTGGACGCGCTGGAGATCGATGAAAAGGCCTTCGGCACCACGCAGGCGATCCTACGGGGCATTGCGCGCAACCTGTGCGACCGGGGTTTTACCCTTGGCGGGTTTGACGCGACGGTGGCCAGCTCTGTACCGGTCGGCTCGGGGCTTAGCTCCTCGGCTGCCTTTGAAGTATTGATCGTAGAAATCATGAATCAGCTCTTTTGCAGCGGGAAGATCGACGGGATCGCCCGCGCGCAGATCGGCCAGTATGCCGAGAACGTATACTTCGGCAAGCCCAGCGGTCTGATGGACCAGATGGCCTGTTCGTTGGCATCCATGAGCCTGATCGACTTTGAAGATCCTCAAAAGCCGAAAGTGGAGCGTATTGCCTATGATCTTGAAAAAGCCGGGTATGCATTGGTAGTGGTAGCCACGGGCGGCGACCATGCGGATCTGACCGACGCGTACGCGGCGATCCCCCAGGATATGAAAGCCGCGGCCAACTTCATGGGGAAAGACTTTTTACGGCAGGTGGCGGTGGAGGACTTTATGGCTGCCATCCCGCAAATGCGTGAGAAGATCGGCGAGCGGCCCATCCTGCGCGCGCTGCATTTCTTTGATGAAAACGCCCGTGTGCTCCGGCAGGCCCAGGCGCTGAGGGAGGGCGATGTGCAGACCTTTTTGTCTTTGGTGATCGCCTCGGGCCAGAGCAGCTGGCGGCTGCTGCAAAATTGCGTGGTGCCGGGGCGGTTGGAGCAGGGGCTACCCCTGGCGCTGGCGTTGAGCGAGCGGTACCTGCGCCCGGTGGGCGGCGCATGGCGGGTACACGGCGGCGGCTTTGCCGGCACCATACAGGCTTTTGTGCCGCTGGATGAGGTAGAGGGTTATATTGCCGCCATGAGCGAGGTATTTGGCCCCCACAGTTGCACGCGGCTGGGGGTACGCAACCTGGGCGCTATGGAATTAAAGGCGGAGGCATAAGATGTTCTTCATTACAAATGCAAGGGTCATGACCATGGCGGGCAAGACCTATGAAACGGGCTGGGTCGCCATAGAGGATGGCAAGATCGCGGCGGTGGGAGAAGGGAACCCCAAAGTGTCGGCCGGAGACGAGCGGCTGGACGCGGGCGGCGCTTACCTTTTGCCCGGCTTTGTAGATCCGCATTGCCATATCGGCCTGTTCGAGGACGACCTGGGCCGTGAAGGGGAGGACGGGAACGAGGATATCGACCCAGTCACGCCGCATCTGCGCGCAATTGACGGTATTAATCCGGATGACCCCAGCTTTTGCGATGCGCTGGACGCGGGCATCACCACGGTGGTCACCGGCCCGGGCAGCGCCAATGTGATCGGCGGCCAGTTCGCCGCGCTCAAAACCTATGGGCGGTATGTGGACGAGATGGTGCTCAAAGCGCCGCAATCGCTCAAAGTGGCCTTTGGCGAGAACCCCAAGCGCACCTACCAGGATCAGGAAAAAAGCCCGGTGACCCGCATGGCCACCGCCGCACTGCTGCGGGAGAATTTAGTCGCGGCGCAGGAATATGCGCAAAAGCTCGAGGAGGGGGAGGAAGACCCCGATAAGCGCCCGGAGCGCGACCTGAAGCTGGAGATCATCTGTCATGCACTGCGGGGGGAGCTGCCCGTTAAAGCCCATGCGCACCGGCGGGACGATATTTTTACCGCGCTGCGCATTGCCCGGGAATTTGGGCTGGAGATGACGGTGGAGCACGCTACAGAGGGGCATTTGGCGGCAGACGTGCTTAAAGAGGTGGGCGCGCGGGTGATCCTGGGCCCCTATCTTTGCGGAAAGGGTAAAGTTGAGCTGCAAAACATGTCGCTGGAGGCGCCGGCGCGCTTGGCAAAGGCCGGTGTGCCTTTTGCGCTGATGAGCGACCATCCCGAGACGCCAGTGCAGTTTTTGCCCGTGCAGGCGGCGCTTTGCGTGCGCGCGGGGTTGCCCGAAGATCAGGCCCTGCGTGCGATCACCATCGATGCGGCGCGGCTGTGCGGCATCGATGACCGGGTCGGCTCCATCGAGCCGGGCAAGGATGCGGATCTTGCGCTGTTCAGCGCACATCCCCTCTCGCTGCAGGCTAAAGTGCTGGCTGTATTTGTAGACGGGCGCAAAGTACGCTGAGTATAGGGGTTGCATTTTGTAAATTATGGCGTATAATAATCTTTGAATTAAATACCGGTATATCTTCAGGGCAGGGTGTTATTCCCGACCGGCGGTAAAGCCCGAGAGCCTTTGGCGCATCCGCGCCAGGGGTTGACCAGGTTTATTTCCTGGGCCGACAGTGACAGTCTGGATAAAAAGAAGATAACCTGATGGAAAATTGGCGTTGCTTTTGCAGGGCTTCTTTCTTCGGGTTCTTGGAGACATTCCGGGAACCCGTTTTTTATAAAGAAGGAGGCAATGACAATGAAGAACGACAAGGTAAAATGGTTGACAAAGGTCGGTATGCTATCGGCCATCGCGTGGGTGCTGATGCTGTTGGAATTCCCGGTGGCATTTTTCTTTCCGCCCTGGCTGCAGATGGATCTATCCGACCTTCCGGCGCTGCTGGCCGGCTTTTCACTGGGGCCGGTGGCGGGCGTGTGTGTTGAACTGGTCAAAAACCTTTTGCACATGCTGACTAAGGGACTCTCCTTTGGCGGCGCGGGGCAGCTGGCCAACTTCCTGGTGGGCATCGCCTTTGTTTGGCCCGCCGCTATGATCTATAAAAAGCATAAGACCTTAAAGCGCGCCATCATCGGCATGGCGGCAGGCGCGCTATGCATGGGTGTGGTAGGCATGCTGGCCAATTACTATATTTTGATCCCCGTTGCCTTCCCGGGCGATGCGCTCAGCGGGATGAGCACCGCCGCCGTTCCCATCGCGGGCGCGCTGGGCGCGGGGCAGATGGGCTTTTTAGGGGCCTATGTGATCTTCGGCGTGCTGCCGTTTAACCTGATCAAGGCCGTATTGGTATCGCTGCTTACCGGCGTACTGTATAAGCGGCTGAGCGGTATTTTGCACCGCTGATCAAGTTTGGATTTGGAAAGGATTGGATCGTTTCATTCATGCGCAAGGAAGAGTTTATATCCCATAATCAGGCGCAGACCGAGGATATCGGCGCACGCCTGGCACAGGCGCTTACTGGGGGAGAGGTGTTGGCCCTTTACGGCGGCCTGGGCGCGGGGAAAACGGCATTTACCCGCGGCCTGGCGCGAGGGCTGGGCATCGCCCGCCCGGTCACCAGCCCCACTTTTACCTTGCTGCACCAGTATAAGGGGCACTTGGCGCTCAACCACTTTGACGTATACCGCCTCTCCTCAGTCGAAGAGGCGGAGGATATCGGCATCGACGAGATCATGCAGGCGGACGGCGTTACGGTGATCGAGTGGCCGGAGCGGGTGGAAGAACTGCTGGATGATAAGACCATCGTGGTTAAAATTGAGGGTTCCGGAGACGAGCCGCGTGTGCTCACGGTTCTTTGGCCCTAAAGGAAAGGCGGAACGAAGCGTGCGGATATTGGCAATGGATACCTCGGCCAGGGTTTGCTCCGTAGCTGTGCTGGAAGATGGCGTCCTGCGCAGCGAGCAATCCACCAACCGGAACCTGACGCATTCGGAAATGCTGATGCCCATGGTGGAGGCCGCGCTGGATGCATCCGGCCTGACGATAAAGGATATGGACCTTTTTGCCGTGGCAAAAGGGCCGGGGTCGTTTACCGGGCTGCGCATAGGGGTCTCGACAGTGAAGGCCCTGGGCCATGCCTGCGGCAAACCCGTTTGCGGAGTGATGACGCTGGATGCCCTGGCCATGAACGCGGCGCATCATGTGGGCGATGTGGTGGCGCTGATGGATGCGCGGCGGGGACAGGTCTATGCGGCGCGCTACCGGGGCGATGGCCGGCATATCCAGCGCGTGGGCGAACCGGAGGCCATATCTTTGCAGGCGTATTTGACGCGGGAGACCTTTTCGCAGGACGTACTATTGCTGGGGGATGGCGTAGCGCCGAATGAAGCGGCGATCAAGGAACTGCTGGGTCAGCGGGCGATTCTGGCGCTGCCGCATATCCGGCTGCAGCGCGCGGCCAGCATCGCCGTGCTTGCCGAAAAGATGGCCGATAGCGGCGAGAGCATGGATCAGGATGCGCTGCAGCCCCTTTATCTGCGCCTTTCACAGGCGGAAAGGGAGCGCGCGCGCAGGCTGCGCGAGGGGGCAAAAGCGTGATGGTCCATATCAGGCCCTGGGCCGGGGAAGATGTGGCGGCGCTGCATGCCTTAGAGGAAGCGGCCTTTGAGGCGCCATGGAGCCTTAACATGTTTCAGGAGGAGTGGGAAAACGAGCGCGCGCATTACTGGGTCGCGGAGGATGAGGCCCACAGGCCCCTGGGCTATGCGGGCTGTTGGCTGATCCTGGACGAAGTGCATGTGACCAATGTGGCGGTGCATCCCCGTGCGCGGCGACGGGGAATCGGCAAAGCGCTGATGGAACAGATCATGTCCTTTGCCCGGGAGCGGGCGGCGCGCGTGGTTTTTCTTGAGGTGCGTCAGTCCAACATGCCGGCCAGAAACCTTTACCGGCAGATGAAATTCAGGGATGTCGGCAAGCGCCCGCACTATTATGAAAACGGCGAGGATGCGGTGCTGATGACGCTTTGGCTGAACGATACCGCGCTGTGATCGCGAATATAAAAGCCCGCGGCAGGGAACAAAACCTGCGCGCCGGGCTTTTCTTTTTTGCCTAAACAAGGTAAAATAGTTGAATAGCAGCCGCCTGTATTTCGTCTTGTTTACGACGACGCGGTGA
Protein-coding regions in this window:
- a CDS encoding UDP-glucose--hexose-1-phosphate uridylyltransferase — encoded protein: MAYEVWPDVEKLLHYAIQCGLLDEQDRICAQNQLLDILQLPQPGEAAQGPLDGEDVSTLLGRIVDDAAARGVCGDTYTERTLLDTRIMGVFCPRPSEVTARFYELWQSRNSRAATDWFYDFCRKIYYIRTAEVARSIAWTSPSDYGELQITINLSKPEKDPREVAKLKDLVSTSYPKCMLCKENVGYAGRLNHPARQTLRTIPLKLNGENWFFQYSPYVYYNEHCIVVCDEHRPMNVCAATFRRLFDFVGQFPHYFIGSNAGLPIVGGSILDHDHFQGGRHTFPMENAPAWARLRDAQYPGVRIEFIRWPMAAVRLTGPGRDQVTAIAERIAQAWEGYTDESIGVLAQTEGTPHNAITPIARKKGENWQLDIVFRNNLTSPEHPLGNFHPHEKLHHIKRENIGLIEVMGLFILPGRLQKELAAVQEVLCGAAIAPEAAQEGHPLHLHLDWLHELIARYGQNLSPEQAQEVIHKEVGQIGQEILADAGVFKDTPEGRAAQLRFAKACGLEVLD
- a CDS encoding galactokinase → MEYRKWMEYLSTSAGQDLLAQLYGSGHAAGALERYGQLMQRHVQRTGAPEIRLFSASGRTEVSGNHTDHNHGLVLAAGVTVDTLAVVSPRADRKINVVSEGFPEAFEISLDALEIDEKAFGTTQAILRGIARNLCDRGFTLGGFDATVASSVPVGSGLSSSAAFEVLIVEIMNQLFCSGKIDGIARAQIGQYAENVYFGKPSGLMDQMACSLASMSLIDFEDPQKPKVERIAYDLEKAGYALVVVATGGDHADLTDAYAAIPQDMKAAANFMGKDFLRQVAVEDFMAAIPQMREKIGERPILRALHFFDENARVLRQAQALREGDVQTFLSLVIASGQSSWRLLQNCVVPGRLEQGLPLALALSERYLRPVGGAWRVHGGGFAGTIQAFVPLDEVEGYIAAMSEVFGPHSCTRLGVRNLGAMELKAEA
- a CDS encoding amidohydrolase, coding for MFFITNARVMTMAGKTYETGWVAIEDGKIAAVGEGNPKVSAGDERLDAGGAYLLPGFVDPHCHIGLFEDDLGREGEDGNEDIDPVTPHLRAIDGINPDDPSFCDALDAGITTVVTGPGSANVIGGQFAALKTYGRYVDEMVLKAPQSLKVAFGENPKRTYQDQEKSPVTRMATAALLRENLVAAQEYAQKLEEGEEDPDKRPERDLKLEIICHALRGELPVKAHAHRRDDIFTALRIAREFGLEMTVEHATEGHLAADVLKEVGARVILGPYLCGKGKVELQNMSLEAPARLAKAGVPFALMSDHPETPVQFLPVQAALCVRAGLPEDQALRAITIDAARLCGIDDRVGSIEPGKDADLALFSAHPLSLQAKVLAVFVDGRKVR
- a CDS encoding ECF transporter S component — encoded protein: MKNDKVKWLTKVGMLSAIAWVLMLLEFPVAFFFPPWLQMDLSDLPALLAGFSLGPVAGVCVELVKNLLHMLTKGLSFGGAGQLANFLVGIAFVWPAAMIYKKHKTLKRAIIGMAAGALCMGVVGMLANYYILIPVAFPGDALSGMSTAAVPIAGALGAGQMGFLGAYVIFGVLPFNLIKAVLVSLLTGVLYKRLSGILHR
- the tsaE gene encoding tRNA (adenosine(37)-N6)-threonylcarbamoyltransferase complex ATPase subunit type 1 TsaE → MRKEEFISHNQAQTEDIGARLAQALTGGEVLALYGGLGAGKTAFTRGLARGLGIARPVTSPTFTLLHQYKGHLALNHFDVYRLSSVEEAEDIGIDEIMQADGVTVIEWPERVEELLDDKTIVVKIEGSGDEPRVLTVLWP
- the tsaB gene encoding tRNA (adenosine(37)-N6)-threonylcarbamoyltransferase complex dimerization subunit type 1 TsaB, encoding MRILAMDTSARVCSVAVLEDGVLRSEQSTNRNLTHSEMLMPMVEAALDASGLTIKDMDLFAVAKGPGSFTGLRIGVSTVKALGHACGKPVCGVMTLDALAMNAAHHVGDVVALMDARRGQVYAARYRGDGRHIQRVGEPEAISLQAYLTRETFSQDVLLLGDGVAPNEAAIKELLGQRAILALPHIRLQRAASIAVLAEKMADSGESMDQDALQPLYLRLSQAERERARRLREGAKA
- the rimI gene encoding ribosomal protein S18-alanine N-acetyltransferase — protein: MVHIRPWAGEDVAALHALEEAAFEAPWSLNMFQEEWENERAHYWVAEDEAHRPLGYAGCWLILDEVHVTNVAVHPRARRRGIGKALMEQIMSFARERAARVVFLEVRQSNMPARNLYRQMKFRDVGKRPHYYENGEDAVLMTLWLNDTAL